A single window of Hyla sarda isolate aHylSar1 chromosome 2, aHylSar1.hap1, whole genome shotgun sequence DNA harbors:
- the C2H1orf116 gene encoding specifically androgen-regulated gene protein produces the protein MPEKTLWTRHVGMEALNSVGSTGSCDSMESISSNHSAFSGDGYDHLSAEERECLMFLEETIDSLDNEDDSGVSNDELEVTEKSNIHSAPEPTKAVASDGNDKTKPILKTFPKLEEWAYVARIPQGYHSFPRIIQASREEITKHTTDVKLPDSTSDQKSWHGKPKSLSSINKPQTGEPRITDLLIIPPPEPFRDPQVIDKRRSVTDPTDAREVRYDRALFKPATISEYKETQSVVRPFSAPAPLLFPRVSSPKTDTGSQETVSQAEEKILEAKQGPPTAPKPRTLPPHIVIKSSSGMVSSLDPQKRPRTFSAHERTMDKTSEHTIPKVPHSKEQERARLEALHKLGLDVKLGSQENLSMRSSKTDLSLTQGVADQGYKDRKSDGHQDKVDSVGELPAPPSIIIHKTEEVRKETFSKNRLSIKSNSLEKDEPVTVTAPLSQKYPNIVEVPPQHHIKSSIFGKRPSIKVNTQEKAEDVVIPSSKPLNEVHTITDGSSKNIEADSTKHTSPSHSRPQTKDTKSDKSGSPAREVHTGSEVALKSPKHDVDRKPSALKTNPVEKGRVPEINPVSLKPTSEKPQEILGSSENISLISTSPGKTFSFPRPKEVVVPHHSPEVVKVQGNDKVLDKSNRHSTHFEASNEPYLRFPQGSVPGLRQINIKSNTLERSGVGLSGSMPSLEKESQKSSSSFFKKPLFSGGFLRNSRPRPASLGTGKDFANLEPSTSDAETTEKRSFFSRPARSSAPVTSVKITPKGTSEEHRKEALKKLGILKE, from the exons ATGCCTGAAAAAACCCTTTGGACACGGCATGTAGGGATGGAAGCCTTGAAcagtgtaggcagcacagggaGCTGTGACAGCATGGAAAGCATTTCTTCTAACCATTCTGCATTT AGTGGAGATGGATATGACCATCTTTCAGCTGAAGAACGGGAATGCTTAATGTTTCTGGAAGAAACAATCGACTCTCTGGACAATGAAGACGATAGTGGGGTATCCAATGATGAACTGGAGGTGACTGAAAAATCTAACATCCATTCGGCACCAGAGCCAACAAAAGCTGTAGCTTCAGATG gtAATGACAAAACAAAACCAATACTTAAAACCTTTCCTAAATTGGAGGAATGGGCCTATGTGGCCAGAATTCCTCAGGGATACCACAGTTTCCCAAGGATAATTCAAGCTTCGCGGGAGGAAATCACAAAGCATACAACTGATGTTAAGCTCCCAGATTCCACCTCTGACCAAAAGTCATGGCATGGGAAACCGAAGAGCCTGTCTTCAATTAACAAACCACAAACAGGGGAACCTCGCATAACTGACCTTCTGATAATACCACCTCCTGAACCATTTAGAGATCCTCAAGTTATAGATAAGAGACGTTCTGTTACTGATCCCACAGATGCACGTGAAGTAAGATATGACAGAGCACTATTTAAACCAGCTACAATTTCAGAATATAAAGAGACACAATCTGTAGTAAGGCCATTTAGTGCACCAGCCCCATTACTGTTTCCAAGAGTATCTTCCCCTAAGACTGACACTGGTTCACAAGAGACTGTTAGTCAGGCTGAAGAAAAAATTTTGGAGGCAAAACAAGGACCACCAACTGCACCAAAGCCACGTACGCTGCCACCACACATAGTTATTAAGTCAAGCTCTGGAATGGTTTCCAGTCTAGACCCACAAAAGAGACCAAGAACATTTTCTGCACATGAAAGGACCATGGACAAAACTAGTGAACATACAATTCCAAAAGTTCCTCATTCTAAGGAGCAAGAACGCGCTAGGCTTGAGGCACTACACAAACTAGGTTTGGATGTTAAATTAGGTTCACAAGAGAATCTTTCAATGAGGTCTTCAAAGACTGATCTCTCTCTAACACAAGGTGTTGCTGACCAAGGCTACAAAGACAGAAAAAGTGATGGTCATCAAGATAAAGTGGATTCAGTGGGGGAGCTCCCTGCACCACCTTCAATAATTATTCATAAGACAGAGGAAGTAAGGAAGGAAACTTTTAGCAAGAACAGACTGAGCATAAAATCAAACTCTCTAGAAAAAGATGAACCTGTGACTGTAACTGCTCCTCTTAGTCAGAAATACCCTAATATTGTTGAAGTTCCTCCACAGCATCATATTAAAAGTAGTATTTTTGGAAAAAGACCCAGCATAAAAGTTAATACACAAGAAAAAGCAGAGGATGTAGTAATTCCATCGTCCAAGCCCTTAAATGAGGTTCACACTATCACTGATGGTTCGTCTAAGAATATTGAAGCAGACTCTACAAAACACACCTCACCATCACATTCTCGTCCTCAGACAAAAGATACCAAATCTGATAAATCTGGCAGTCCAGCTCGTGAAGTACATACTGGATCGGAAGTGGCCTTAAAAAGTCCAAAACATGATGTTGATAGAAAACCTTCAGCTTTAAAAACAAACCCTGTTGAGAAAGGGAGAGTTCCAGAAATTAATCCTGTGTCACTAAAACCTACGAGTGAGAAGCCTCAGGAAATACTGGGTTCCTCTGAAAATATTAGTCTGATCAGTACCAGTCCTGGAAAAACCTTTAGTTTTCCACGCCCAAAAGAGGTTGTGGTCCCTCACCATAGTCCAGAAGTAGTTAAAGTACAAGGGAATGATAAAGTCCTTGATAAGAGCAACAGACACAGTACACATTTTGAAGCTTCTAATGAACCATACCTGCGTTTCCCTCAAGGCTCTGTGCCTGGCCTCAGACAAATCAACATTAAGTCAAACACGTTGGAACGGTCCGGTGTAGGCCTTAGTGGATCTATGCCTAGCCTAGAAAAGGAGTCTCAAAAGTCAAGCAGCTCATTTTTCAAGAAACCACTGTTTTCAGGAGGTTTTTTGCGGAACAGCAGGCCTAGGCCAGCATCCCTTGGTACAGGAAAAGACTTTGCCAACCTGGAGCCATCTACATCAGATGCAGAAACTACTGAGAAACGATCTTTCTTTTCAAGACCAGCTCGCTCATCTGCTCCTGTAACTAGTGTTAAGATTACTCCTAAGGGAACTTCAGAGGAGCACCGGAAAGAAGCATTGAAAAAACTTGGTATACTAAAAGAATAA